The Chanodichthys erythropterus isolate Z2021 chromosome 14, ASM2448905v1, whole genome shotgun sequence genome window below encodes:
- the si:ch211-218d20.15 gene encoding uncharacterized protein si:ch211-218d20.15, producing MAAVSLTDPLCKPCSYRSHFKVELCVRKPLMPIHLSSDQVALEMLCLCSQLDLLIRAQVHQFQEQIKQDTSPEESESFKRQVAEIIYQMYQCLEHSSEYSVLQLEEFLDVIGLSDVFPRVEVYMIHGRPIDMLEKSPSDDYFPFIGRLNQLLVLSQQVNEDVKHLGSHKYIAHQLSAIYQVLNSFKDCLSLSIIRKDIEANFKELKMSLSKEDGSKLDPQLPAHHASWVSELTQNMISTVLSLSEELTKELNPLKESVFKPS from the exons ATGGCAGCTGTGAGTCTGACGGATCCGCTGTGCAAACCTTGTTCTTACCGTTCACATTTCAAAG TGGAGCTGTGCGTGAGGAAGCCCTTGATGCCCATTCACCTGAGCAGTGATCAAGTGGCACTGGAGATGCTGTGTCTCTGCAGCCAGCTGGATCTATTGATCAGAGCTCAGGTCCATCAG TTTCAGGAGCAGATTAAACAGGACACTAGTCCTGAGGAGTCTGAAAGTTTTAAGAGACAGG TGGCTGAGATAATATATCAGATGTACCAGTGCCTTGAACATTCGTCAGAATATTCGGTGCTTCAGCTTGAG GAATTTTTGGATGTTATAGGACTATCTGATGTATTCCCTCGAGTGGAAGTTTATATGATACACGGCAGACCTATTGACATGCTGGAAAAATCGCCTTCAGATG ATTATTTTCCTTTTATTGGGAGGCTGAACCAGCTGCTGGTGCTTAGTCAGCAGGTAAATGAAGATGTGAAGCATCTGGGCAGTCATAAGTACATTGCACATCAGCTATCAGCAATTTAT CAAGTGCTAAACTCTTTCAAAGACTGCTTGTCATTATCCATCATAAGAAAGGATATTGAGGCCAATTTCAAAGAGTTAAAGATGTCTCTTTCGAAAGAGGATGGATCCAAGCTTGATCCTCAGTTGCCAGCACATCACGCGAGCTG GGTGTCAGAGTTAACACAAAACATGATATCTACGGTTCTATCGCTCTCAGAAGAGCTCACCAAAGAGTTAAATCCCCTCAAGGAATCTGTCTTTAAACCCTCCTAA